A window of the Streptomyces formicae genome harbors these coding sequences:
- a CDS encoding NAD(P)H-dependent glycerol-3-phosphate dehydrogenase, with protein sequence MTAPTKVAVFGTGSWGTVFGMVLADAGCEVTLCGRRAELAEAINTTHTNPDYLPGIELPAALRATIDPAEAARDAEFTVLAVPSQTLRGNLAKWAPVLPSDTVLVSLMKGIELGTVMRMSEVIEEVAKVPAERVAVVTGPNLAREIAGRQPAAAVVASRDESVAQRLQTACMTPYFRPYTSTDVVGCELGGAVKNVIGLAVGIADGMGLGDNTKGSLITRGLAETTRLGAVMGADPMTFSGLAGLGDLVATASSPLSRNHTFGINLGRGMTLQETIAATKQTAEGVKSCESVLDLARRHGVDMPITETVVSIVHEGKPPVVALKELMSRPAKPERH encoded by the coding sequence GTGACGGCTCCCACCAAGGTGGCGGTCTTCGGTACGGGGTCCTGGGGCACCGTCTTCGGCATGGTGCTCGCCGACGCGGGCTGTGAGGTCACCCTCTGCGGTCGCCGCGCCGAGCTCGCGGAGGCGATCAACACGACCCACACCAACCCCGACTATCTGCCGGGCATCGAGCTCCCCGCCGCGCTACGGGCCACCATCGATCCCGCCGAGGCCGCGCGCGACGCCGAATTCACCGTCCTTGCCGTGCCCTCGCAGACGTTGCGCGGGAACCTCGCCAAGTGGGCGCCGGTGCTGCCGTCGGACACCGTCCTCGTCTCGCTCATGAAGGGCATCGAACTCGGCACCGTGATGCGGATGAGCGAGGTGATCGAAGAGGTCGCGAAGGTGCCGGCCGAGCGCGTCGCCGTCGTCACGGGGCCCAACCTCGCCAGGGAGATCGCCGGCCGGCAGCCCGCAGCCGCCGTGGTCGCCTCGCGCGACGAGTCGGTGGCCCAGCGCCTCCAGACCGCCTGCATGACCCCGTACTTCCGCCCCTACACGAGCACCGACGTCGTCGGCTGCGAGCTCGGGGGCGCGGTCAAGAACGTCATCGGCCTCGCCGTCGGCATCGCGGACGGTATGGGACTCGGCGACAACACCAAGGGCTCCCTGATCACCCGCGGTCTCGCCGAGACGACCCGCCTCGGCGCCGTCATGGGCGCGGACCCGATGACGTTCTCGGGGCTCGCTGGCCTCGGTGACCTGGTGGCGACCGCCTCGTCGCCGCTCTCGCGCAACCACACCTTCGGTATCAACCTCGGCCGCGGCATGACGCTCCAGGAGACCATCGCCGCGACCAAGCAGACCGCCGAGGGCGTCAAGTCCTGCGAGTCCGTACTGGATCTGGCCAGGCGGCACGGTGTCGACATGCCGATCACGGAGACCGTCGTCTCGATCGTCCACGAGGGCAAGCCGCCGGTGGTCGCGCTCAAGGAACTGATGTCCCGCCCGGCCAAGCCCGAACGGCACTGA
- a CDS encoding D-alanine--D-alanine ligase family protein encodes MSENPSHSPDLAPTTGEARRKPRVAVVFGGRSSEHAISVVTAGAVLRSIDRTKYDVLPIGITTDGRWALTADEPDRMAIADRQLPSVDSLAESVDGAVVLSVDPANREVVYSEPGSVPKALGDVDVVFPMLHGPYGEDGTLQGLLELSGVPYVGSGVLASAVGQDKEYMKRVFSSFGLPVGPYVTVRPREWEQDPSAARKKIVDFAGEHGWPLFVKPARAGSSIGITKVDDLSGLDEAIAEAQRHDPKILVESLLRGREIECGVLEFEDGPRASVPAEIPPVSAHDFYDFEAKYIDAATGLVPAPLTEEQTAEVQRLAVEAFEAASCEGLVRADFFLTEDGEFVINEINTMPGFTPISMYPRMWQESGISYPELVDRLIQAALRRSTGLR; translated from the coding sequence ATGAGCGAGAACCCCTCACACAGCCCCGACCTCGCCCCCACCACCGGCGAGGCGCGCCGCAAGCCGCGCGTCGCGGTCGTCTTCGGCGGCCGCAGCTCCGAGCACGCGATCTCCGTCGTGACGGCCGGCGCCGTGCTGCGCTCCATCGACCGCACCAAGTACGACGTGCTGCCCATCGGCATCACCACGGACGGCCGCTGGGCGCTGACCGCCGACGAGCCGGACCGGATGGCGATCGCCGACCGGCAGCTGCCGTCCGTCGACAGCCTCGCCGAGTCCGTCGACGGAGCCGTCGTCCTCTCCGTCGACCCGGCCAACCGCGAAGTGGTCTACAGCGAGCCGGGCTCCGTGCCCAAGGCGCTGGGCGACGTCGACGTCGTCTTCCCGATGCTGCACGGCCCGTACGGCGAGGACGGCACCCTGCAGGGCCTCCTGGAGCTCTCCGGCGTCCCGTACGTCGGCTCGGGCGTCCTCGCCTCGGCCGTCGGCCAGGACAAGGAGTACATGAAGCGCGTCTTCAGCTCCTTCGGCCTGCCCGTCGGCCCGTACGTGACCGTCCGGCCCCGCGAGTGGGAGCAGGATCCTTCCGCCGCCCGCAAGAAGATCGTCGACTTCGCCGGCGAGCACGGCTGGCCGCTCTTTGTGAAGCCCGCCCGCGCCGGCTCCTCCATCGGCATCACCAAGGTCGACGATCTCTCCGGTCTCGACGAGGCGATCGCCGAGGCGCAGCGCCACGACCCCAAGATCCTGGTCGAGTCGCTGCTGCGCGGCCGCGAGATCGAGTGCGGGGTGCTGGAGTTCGAGGACGGACCGCGCGCCAGCGTGCCCGCCGAGATCCCGCCCGTCAGCGCGCACGACTTCTACGACTTCGAGGCCAAGTACATCGACGCGGCCACCGGTCTCGTGCCCGCGCCGCTCACCGAGGAGCAGACCGCCGAGGTGCAGCGGCTCGCGGTCGAGGCGTTCGAGGCCGCCTCCTGCGAAGGGCTGGTCCGCGCGGACTTCTTCCTCACCGAGGACGGCGAGTTCGTGATCAACGAGATCAACACGATGCCGGGCTTCACCCCGATCTCCATGTACCCGCGGATGTGGCAGGAGAGCGGGATCAGCTACCCGGAGCTCGTCGACCGGCTCATCCAGGCGGCGCTGCGGCGCTCCACGGGGCTGCGCTGA
- a CDS encoding DUF3515 domain-containing protein, which produces MSPRRLLSLPVAAAVLLTAPGCSSTDAEASITVPAPPPEEKALCRALHKALPESVAGEDRRDPEPRSELTAGWGDAAIVLRCGVPRPAGMSDSASDAVDVNGVNWLLEQHGDDSVRLTTTYRRTYVEVTLAQRYVNDLGPLTELAGPVAKTVPPLFAETT; this is translated from the coding sequence ATGTCCCCTCGCCGGCTTCTGTCGTTGCCCGTAGCAGCCGCCGTGCTGCTCACCGCCCCGGGCTGCTCCTCCACGGACGCAGAGGCTTCGATCACGGTTCCCGCTCCCCCTCCCGAGGAGAAGGCTCTGTGCCGTGCTCTGCACAAGGCGCTGCCGGAGTCCGTGGCCGGAGAGGACCGCAGGGACCCCGAGCCGCGTTCGGAGCTGACCGCCGGGTGGGGGGACGCCGCGATCGTACTGCGCTGCGGTGTCCCCCGGCCCGCGGGGATGAGTGATTCGGCGTCGGACGCGGTGGACGTGAACGGCGTCAACTGGCTGCTGGAGCAGCACGGCGACGACAGCGTCCGACTCACCACCACGTATCGCAGGACGTATGTGGAGGTCACGCTCGCGCAGCGGTACGTCAACGACCTCGGCCCGCTGACGGAGCTGGCGGGACCGGTCGCGAAGACGGTCCCGCCGCTGTTCGCCGAGACGACCTGA
- a CDS encoding Lrp/AsnC family transcriptional regulator — protein MVQAYILIQTEVGKASTVADTISKIPGVIQAEDVTGPYDVIVRAQADTVDELGRMVVAKVQQVDGITRTLTCPVVHL, from the coding sequence GTGGTACAGGCGTACATCCTTATTCAGACCGAGGTGGGCAAGGCGTCGACCGTCGCCGACACCATCTCCAAGATCCCGGGGGTGATCCAGGCCGAGGACGTGACGGGTCCGTACGACGTGATCGTGCGTGCCCAGGCCGACACGGTCGACGAGCTCGGCCGCATGGTGGTCGCCAAGGTCCAGCAAGTGGACGGCATCACGCGGACGCTCACCTGCCCCGTCGTTCACCTGTAG
- a CDS encoding thiamine-phosphate kinase, with translation MKGTVGELGEFGLIRELTSRLTSTPAVRLGPGDDAAVVAAPDRRVVASTDLLLEGRHFRRDWSTAYDVGRKAAAQNLADIAAMGAVPTALLLGLVVPADLPVTWATELMDGIRDECQVAGAAVVGGDVVRGDTITVAITALGDLRNHDPVTRAGAQPGDVVAYTGWLGWSAAGHAVLSRGFRSPRAFVEAHRRPEPPYHAGPAAAGLGATAMTDVSDGLVADLGHIAEASKVRIDLRSGLIDIPSQMNDIGQAVGVDPLQWVLSGGEDHAIVATFPPDVKLPARWKVIGEVLNPSALPQVTVDGAPWTNKGGWDHFGEES, from the coding sequence ATGAAGGGCACCGTGGGCGAACTGGGGGAGTTCGGGCTCATCAGGGAGCTCACCTCCCGGCTCACCTCCACCCCCGCCGTACGGCTCGGACCCGGCGACGACGCCGCGGTCGTCGCCGCACCCGACCGCAGGGTCGTCGCCAGCACCGACCTGCTGCTGGAGGGACGGCACTTCCGGCGCGACTGGTCGACCGCGTACGACGTGGGCCGCAAGGCCGCGGCACAGAACCTCGCCGACATCGCGGCCATGGGCGCCGTGCCGACCGCCCTGCTGCTCGGCCTCGTCGTCCCCGCCGATCTCCCGGTCACCTGGGCCACCGAGCTGATGGACGGCATCCGCGACGAGTGCCAGGTCGCGGGTGCGGCCGTGGTCGGCGGCGATGTCGTACGGGGCGACACCATCACCGTCGCGATCACCGCACTCGGCGATCTGCGCAACCACGACCCGGTGACGCGCGCCGGCGCCCAGCCCGGCGATGTCGTCGCCTACACCGGCTGGTTGGGCTGGTCCGCCGCCGGGCACGCGGTCCTCTCGCGGGGCTTCCGCTCGCCCCGCGCCTTCGTCGAGGCCCACCGGCGCCCCGAACCGCCGTACCACGCGGGCCCGGCCGCCGCAGGGCTCGGCGCCACCGCCATGACCGACGTCAGCGACGGACTCGTCGCCGACCTCGGGCACATCGCCGAGGCCAGCAAGGTCCGTATCGACCTGCGCTCCGGACTCATCGACATCCCCTCGCAGATGAACGACATCGGCCAGGCCGTCGGCGTCGACCCGCTCCAGTGGGTGCTCAGCGGCGGCGAGGACCACGCGATCGTCGCGACCTTCCCGCCGGACGTGAAGCTGCCCGCCCGCTGGAAGGTCATCGGCGAGGTGCTCAACCCCTCCGCACTGCCGCAGGTGACGGTGGACGGGGCACCGTGGACCAACAAGGGCGGCTGGGACCACTTCGGAGAGGAATCATGA
- the thiD gene encoding bifunctional hydroxymethylpyrimidine kinase/phosphomethylpyrimidine kinase → MTPPRVLTVAGSDSGGGAGIQADLKTMLALGVHGMSVITAVTAQNSLGVQGAWELPVDAVRAQFRSVVDDIGVQAVKTGMLASAELVETVAELLAGTDAPVVVDPVGVSKHGDALLAASALDSVRTKLLPTATVATPNVDEVAQLTGVRVETEADLRRAADAVLAYGPRWALIKGGHLAGDAVDLLTDGTDEHWLRAPRHDNRHTHGTGCTLASAIAAGLAKGLSVPEAARTAKEYVTGAIAAGFALGGGIGPVDHGWRFR, encoded by the coding sequence ATGACGCCACCACGCGTGCTCACGGTCGCCGGATCCGACTCCGGCGGCGGCGCCGGAATCCAGGCCGACCTCAAGACCATGCTGGCCCTCGGCGTCCACGGGATGAGCGTGATCACCGCCGTCACGGCGCAGAACTCGCTCGGGGTGCAGGGTGCCTGGGAGCTCCCGGTGGACGCGGTGCGGGCGCAGTTCAGGAGCGTCGTCGACGATATCGGCGTACAGGCTGTCAAGACCGGCATGCTGGCCTCGGCGGAGCTCGTCGAGACGGTCGCCGAGCTGCTGGCCGGGACGGATGCGCCCGTCGTCGTCGACCCGGTCGGCGTCTCCAAGCACGGGGACGCGCTGCTCGCCGCCTCCGCGCTGGATTCCGTACGGACGAAGCTGCTGCCGACGGCGACCGTGGCCACCCCGAACGTCGACGAGGTCGCCCAGCTCACGGGCGTACGCGTGGAGACCGAGGCCGATCTGCGGCGGGCGGCCGACGCGGTGCTCGCCTACGGGCCGCGCTGGGCGCTCATCAAGGGCGGCCATCTCGCCGGCGACGCCGTCGATCTGCTGACCGACGGGACCGACGAGCACTGGCTGCGCGCGCCGCGTCACGACAACCGGCACACGCACGGCACCGGCTGCACGCTCGCGTCGGCGATCGCGGCCGGGCTGGCGAAGGGGCTGAGCGTGCCGGAGGCGGCGCGGACGGCGAAGGAGTACGTCACGGGCGCGATCGCGGCCGGCTTCGCACTGGGCGGCGGGATCGGCCCGGTCGACCACGGCTGGCGATTCCGCTAG
- the rpmB gene encoding 50S ribosomal protein L28, with amino-acid sequence MAANCDVCGKGPGFGNNISHSHRRTPRRWNPNIQRVRAVVGRTPKRLNVCTSCIKAGKVSR; translated from the coding sequence GTGGCTGCCAACTGCGATGTCTGCGGCAAGGGGCCGGGCTTCGGCAACAACATTTCGCACTCGCACCGCCGTACGCCCCGTCGCTGGAACCCGAACATCCAGCGCGTGCGTGCCGTGGTCGGTCGGACGCCGAAGCGGCTCAACGTCTGCACCTCGTGCATCAAGGCCGGCAAGGTCTCGCGCTAA
- a CDS encoding DAK2 domain-containing protein → MPGGVGRPRRRTSLPQTLDALAVRTWCSLALEALGREREQIDAINVYPVADGDTGTNLYLTVESATQAVEAVFAAYETGSAAPALADAVRAMAHGALIGARGNSGTILAQLLRGMADVLGDGERGGAAEALRRAAQAAREAVAHPVEGTILTVASAAADAAVAVPAPDDDASAVAAAYVRACEALDETPRQLDVLGRAGVVDAGGQGLLAVLGALVEAVTGETPVVRPSARPSLRAHPAVAASATAEPCADGGPAFEVIYLLEADDAAVSRLKARLDGLGDSLVVVGGDGLWNVHVHVDDAGAAVEAGVEAGRPYRIRITHFGAAGPVVPRERVQRAVVAVVPGEGLAGLCETAGATTVLARPGEPPASGELVEAIRRAHAREVVLLPNATELRHTAAAAAEQARAEGVRVALIPTRSAVQGISALAVHEPDRSFDEDVVAMTSAAGATRYGELAVAERQSFTSAGVCQAGDVLGLIDGDVAVIGTELATTAETVLDRMLSAGGELVTLVLPDDAPPSLADRLESHVRRGHLAVDTIIHHGGRGSPLLIGVE, encoded by the coding sequence ATGCCCGGGGGCGTGGGGCGACCCCGGAGGAGGACCTCGTTGCCGCAGACTCTCGACGCCCTGGCGGTACGCACGTGGTGCTCACTGGCGCTGGAGGCGCTGGGCAGGGAGCGCGAGCAGATCGACGCGATCAACGTGTATCCGGTCGCGGACGGCGACACCGGCACCAATCTCTATCTGACGGTCGAGTCCGCGACGCAGGCCGTGGAGGCGGTGTTCGCCGCCTACGAGACGGGCTCGGCAGCGCCCGCGCTGGCCGACGCGGTGCGGGCCATGGCCCACGGGGCGCTGATCGGAGCGCGGGGCAATTCGGGGACGATCCTGGCGCAGCTGCTGCGGGGCATGGCCGATGTGCTGGGGGACGGCGAGCGGGGCGGGGCGGCCGAGGCGCTGCGCAGGGCCGCACAGGCCGCGCGCGAGGCGGTCGCGCACCCGGTCGAGGGCACGATCCTGACGGTGGCGTCGGCGGCTGCGGACGCGGCGGTCGCCGTGCCGGCGCCGGACGACGACGCGAGCGCCGTGGCGGCGGCGTACGTACGCGCCTGTGAGGCGCTGGACGAAACCCCCCGCCAGCTGGACGTGCTGGGCCGGGCCGGCGTCGTGGACGCCGGCGGGCAGGGGCTGCTGGCGGTGCTCGGCGCACTCGTCGAGGCCGTGACGGGGGAGACGCCGGTGGTAAGGCCCTCCGCACGGCCCTCCCTGCGGGCACACCCGGCCGTGGCGGCGTCGGCCACCGCCGAGCCGTGCGCCGACGGGGGCCCCGCGTTCGAGGTGATCTACCTCCTGGAGGCGGACGACGCGGCCGTCAGCCGGCTCAAGGCCCGCCTGGACGGACTGGGCGATTCGCTCGTCGTGGTCGGCGGTGACGGGCTGTGGAACGTCCATGTGCATGTGGACGACGCGGGCGCGGCGGTCGAGGCGGGCGTCGAGGCGGGGCGGCCGTACCGGATCCGCATCACCCACTTCGGCGCGGCCGGCCCCGTCGTGCCGCGGGAACGCGTCCAGCGGGCCGTCGTCGCGGTCGTGCCGGGGGAGGGGCTGGCCGGACTCTGCGAGACGGCCGGGGCGACCACGGTGCTCGCCCGGCCCGGGGAACCCCCGGCGAGCGGCGAACTGGTCGAGGCGATCCGGCGGGCCCACGCGCGCGAGGTGGTCCTCCTGCCGAACGCCACGGAGCTGCGGCACACCGCGGCCGCCGCCGCGGAGCAGGCACGCGCCGAGGGCGTACGGGTCGCCCTCATCCCGACCCGTTCCGCGGTCCAGGGCATCTCGGCGCTCGCCGTCCACGAGCCCGACCGCAGCTTCGACGAGGACGTCGTCGCGATGACCTCGGCGGCGGGCGCCACCCGCTACGGCGAACTCGCCGTCGCCGAGCGGCAGTCCTTCACCTCCGCCGGGGTCTGCCAGGCAGGGGACGTGCTCGGCCTCATCGACGGCGACGTGGCCGTGATCGGCACGGAACTCGCCACCACGGCGGAGACGGTTCTGGACCGCATGCTCTCCGCGGGCGGCGAACTCGTCACCCTGGTCCTCCCGGACGACGCGCCCCCGTCCCTGGCGGACCGCCTGGAATCCCACGTCCGCCGGGGCCACCTGGCGGTGGACACGATCATCCACCACGGCGGCCGGGGCTCTCCTCTGCTGATCGGCGTGGAGTAG
- a CDS encoding tetratricopeptide repeat protein, protein MSHDTAAIRQALYDNYRAPEGAARNARAERLLAEAEGTGDTPLLIEALSHLLQAYNYSSERDKLFVPFARLLRLWDEQPGEFDEQTAHSLHWYFKWVSTDMLDQPHIPLASMEKWLGEMEQRYRLAGYSERAVRQGEFCLARHIGDQERAERAYAAWLAADRDRMADCHACELHDQGAWQARLGNDERALELWRPVLDGEYTCAHEPHAVLAASLLPLLRLGRAEEARAHHLRGYRMVRPLESMRGWVALHVEFCALTGNEARALEILSDRPAYFTDGGDPDSLMRHLAATAVLMDRLVILGHGEQGVPGPAGTSWTARTLAAHAREQALAIAARFDGRNGTDAVSTRVRERLGRQPLLERLPLGIRAVRPAPAAPPKAPASAQAPASRGVDELLAEARRLSEARHPDAIRAWDAVAEAAGDAELDDRALAEIDDHRAMAPANEPAESVRLFRSAAERYEAAGDPGNAVAALARGAFALALGGDPDAAVAAVEEPVARALALHAEGAASTRQAAGALLCRVRIHLLRLHDEDGAAQTRTVEEAVSELLDFAGPHRADPHIADRVAEAMSVRGDLAAHDGDAAAAAELYGAAAALFHEAGLPWYAAEPEARLVAVARHLGDLESAERAARAALEHGGTYLEAPGSTRLHLQLTEILAGSGRFDEAVEHALEAAHWADEAGEGAGIGAYARHQLGGSLLRAGRAAEAAAVLEAVLPDLTVDGHGDGMVVQTLWWLGDALTELGEPRAAAEHWLRAADIARGWPEQHDHAMLANLAGQALYRAGLNTEADRAYERACALWRDLGDVHAVVRALRVRAWIAVREGQTGPDAARDFMAAAERECEQALAKATEPPARARLRAELADTRRQTGELLADDPREALPHIERAITGFTEAGEDFTDLRTSAELFAAWLEADLGDAPAATRRAESVLATYADASDDTAESRRAEARSVLEYVA, encoded by the coding sequence ATGAGCCACGACACCGCCGCGATTCGGCAGGCGCTGTACGACAACTACCGGGCGCCGGAAGGCGCCGCGCGCAACGCCCGGGCGGAGCGGCTGCTCGCCGAAGCCGAGGGGACCGGCGACACGCCCCTGCTGATCGAGGCCCTGTCACACCTGCTCCAGGCGTACAACTACAGCTCGGAACGGGACAAGCTGTTCGTGCCGTTCGCCCGGCTGCTGCGGCTGTGGGACGAGCAGCCGGGGGAGTTCGACGAGCAGACGGCCCACTCGCTGCACTGGTACTTCAAGTGGGTCTCCACGGACATGCTCGACCAGCCGCACATCCCGCTCGCCTCCATGGAGAAGTGGCTCGGCGAGATGGAGCAGCGCTACCGGCTGGCCGGGTACTCCGAACGGGCCGTGCGCCAAGGCGAGTTCTGCCTCGCCCGGCACATCGGCGACCAGGAGCGGGCCGAGCGGGCGTATGCGGCGTGGCTCGCCGCCGACCGGGACCGGATGGCCGACTGCCACGCCTGCGAGCTGCACGACCAGGGCGCGTGGCAGGCCCGCCTCGGGAACGACGAGCGGGCGCTGGAGCTGTGGCGTCCGGTCCTCGACGGCGAGTACACATGCGCGCACGAGCCGCATGCCGTGCTGGCGGCCTCCCTGCTGCCGCTGCTGCGGCTCGGCCGCGCGGAGGAGGCGCGCGCCCACCATCTGCGCGGCTACCGCATGGTGCGCCCGTTGGAGAGCATGCGCGGCTGGGTCGCCCTGCACGTCGAGTTCTGCGCACTGACCGGCAACGAGGCGCGGGCGCTGGAGATCCTCTCGGACCGGCCCGCGTACTTCACGGACGGCGGCGACCCCGATTCGCTGATGCGCCATCTCGCCGCCACGGCCGTGCTGATGGACCGGCTGGTCATCCTCGGCCACGGCGAGCAGGGCGTGCCGGGGCCCGCCGGGACGTCCTGGACGGCCCGGACGCTGGCCGCCCACGCGCGGGAGCAGGCGCTCGCGATCGCCGCGCGCTTCGACGGGCGCAACGGCACGGACGCGGTCAGCACGCGCGTACGGGAACGGCTGGGGCGGCAGCCGCTGCTGGAGCGGCTGCCGCTGGGGATACGGGCGGTGCGGCCGGCTCCCGCGGCGCCGCCGAAGGCACCGGCGTCCGCGCAGGCACCGGCGTCCCGGGGCGTGGACGAGCTCCTCGCGGAGGCGCGGCGGCTGTCCGAGGCGCGGCACCCGGACGCCATCCGCGCCTGGGATGCGGTCGCCGAGGCCGCGGGGGACGCGGAGCTCGACGACCGGGCGCTCGCCGAGATCGACGACCACCGCGCGATGGCCCCGGCGAACGAGCCGGCGGAGTCCGTCCGGCTGTTCCGGTCGGCCGCCGAGCGGTACGAGGCCGCGGGCGACCCGGGCAACGCGGTGGCCGCGCTGGCCCGCGGGGCGTTCGCGCTCGCGCTCGGCGGGGACCCGGACGCGGCCGTCGCGGCCGTCGAGGAGCCCGTCGCCCGTGCGCTCGCGCTGCACGCCGAAGGGGCGGCGAGCACGCGTCAGGCCGCCGGGGCGCTGCTCTGCCGGGTCCGTATCCATCTGCTCCGGCTGCACGACGAGGACGGGGCCGCGCAGACCCGCACCGTGGAGGAGGCCGTGTCCGAGCTCCTCGACTTCGCCGGTCCCCACCGCGCGGACCCGCACATCGCGGACCGGGTCGCCGAGGCCATGTCCGTACGGGGCGACCTCGCCGCGCACGACGGCGACGCCGCGGCCGCCGCGGAGCTGTACGGGGCCGCGGCCGCCCTGTTCCACGAGGCCGGGCTGCCCTGGTACGCGGCCGAGCCCGAGGCCCGCCTCGTCGCCGTGGCCCGCCACCTCGGCGACCTGGAGAGCGCGGAACGAGCCGCCCGTGCGGCGCTGGAGCACGGCGGAACGTATCTGGAGGCTCCCGGCAGCACGCGGCTGCACCTCCAGCTCACCGAAATCCTCGCCGGCTCCGGCCGGTTCGACGAGGCTGTGGAGCACGCCCTGGAGGCGGCGCACTGGGCCGACGAGGCCGGGGAGGGCGCGGGCATCGGCGCGTACGCCCGCCATCAGCTGGGCGGTTCGCTGCTGCGGGCGGGCCGGGCGGCGGAGGCGGCGGCCGTGCTGGAGGCGGTGCTTCCCGATCTCACCGTGGACGGCCACGGCGACGGCATGGTCGTCCAGACCCTGTGGTGGCTGGGCGACGCCCTGACCGAGCTCGGGGAGCCGCGTGCGGCGGCCGAGCACTGGCTCAGGGCGGCCGACATCGCCCGCGGCTGGCCCGAGCAGCACGACCACGCGATGCTCGCCAACCTCGCCGGCCAGGCGCTGTACCGGGCGGGGCTCAACACGGAGGCCGACCGCGCGTACGAGCGCGCGTGCGCCCTCTGGCGCGACCTGGGCGACGTCCACGCGGTCGTGCGCGCGCTGCGGGTACGGGCGTGGATCGCGGTCCGCGAGGGACAGACGGGGCCGGATGCTGCGCGGGACTTCATGGCGGCGGCCGAGCGGGAGTGCGAGCAGGCGCTCGCGAAGGCCACCGAGCCCCCGGCCCGCGCCCGGTTGCGCGCGGAGCTCGCCGACACCCGCCGCCAGACCGGCGAGCTCCTCGCCGACGACCCGCGCGAGGCCCTCCCGCACATCGAACGCGCCATCACCGGCTTCACCGAGGCGGGCGAGGACTTCACGGACCTGCGCACCTCGGCAGAGCTCTTCGCCGCCTGGCTGGAAGCCGACCTGGGCGACGCCCCGGCCGCGACCCGGCGCGCGGAGTCGGTCCTCGCGACGTACGCGGACGCCTCGGACGACACGGCGGAGTCGCGGCGAGCGGAGGCGAGGTCGGTCCTGGAGTACGTGGCGTAG